The Streptomyces sp. NBC_01197 genome window below encodes:
- a CDS encoding Uma2 family endonuclease, which translates to MTVMAERTSQITVEEFEKIAKFSATESDAVRLEFIDGRIGDSGVPDGDHNEIWMWLQGICMQHRPELGLYGGDQGLKVESYRNGRARPDGSLAPRGNFAGQGEWADPDGVLMTVEITSYDRDTDRRDRKEKPVAYAGAGIPVYLLVDREAGAVTVFSAPDPEGGGYRDSHTVKFGEVLMLPDPVGIELDTEVLQNYVR; encoded by the coding sequence ATGACGGTTATGGCAGAGCGCACGTCTCAGATCACGGTCGAGGAATTCGAGAAGATCGCCAAGTTCTCGGCTACGGAGTCCGATGCCGTCAGGCTGGAGTTCATCGACGGTCGGATCGGAGACAGCGGAGTGCCGGACGGGGATCACAACGAGATCTGGATGTGGCTGCAGGGAATCTGTATGCAGCACCGGCCCGAACTCGGACTGTACGGCGGTGACCAGGGTCTGAAGGTCGAGTCGTACCGTAACGGCAGGGCGCGTCCGGACGGTTCTCTTGCCCCGCGGGGCAACTTCGCGGGGCAGGGTGAGTGGGCGGATCCGGACGGTGTGCTGATGACCGTCGAGATCACTTCGTACGACCGTGACACCGACCGCCGGGACCGCAAGGAGAAGCCCGTCGCCTACGCCGGCGCCGGGATTCCCGTCTATCTGCTGGTCGACCGCGAGGCCGGTGCCGTCACGGTGTTCAGTGCGCCGGACCCGGAAGGCGGCGGCTACCGCGACAGTCACACCGTCAAGTTCGGCGAAGTGCTCATGCTGCCCGACCCGGTGGGTATCGAGCTCGACACCGAAGTGCTCCAGAACTACGTGCGCTGA
- a CDS encoding kynureninase, translating into MSDLARRAAELDAADELAPLRQLFTVAPGTVYLDGNSLGALPRHVPARMQEVITHEWGAMGIRSWEESGWWTAPERIGDRIAPLVGAAPGTVVVGDSTSVNVFKALVAAVRPAGDDRDEILVDAATFPTDGYIAASAARMTGRRIVPYAPGDPVGPRTAAALVNHVDYRTGRLHDLPAVTAAVHAAGAAVVWDLCHSAGALPVGLAAHGVDFAVGCTYKYLNGGPGSPAFLYVRPDLQASFDSPLPGWNSHQDPFGMEPGYTPADGAPRGRVGTPDILSMLALESALDVWDGVSVEAVRTKSLALTDFFLECVNLESVTPAIHEQRGSQVSLRCENAGAVMKELIARGVVGDFRPPDILRFGFTPLYVSFGDALRAARVLGEVLA; encoded by the coding sequence CTGTCCGACCTGGCCCGCCGGGCCGCCGAGCTCGACGCCGCCGACGAACTGGCCCCGCTCCGGCAGCTGTTCACCGTCGCCCCCGGCACGGTCTACCTCGACGGCAACTCCCTCGGCGCCCTGCCCCGGCACGTTCCCGCGCGGATGCAGGAGGTCATCACCCACGAGTGGGGTGCGATGGGCATCCGCTCCTGGGAGGAGTCCGGCTGGTGGACCGCGCCGGAGCGCATCGGTGACAGGATCGCGCCGCTCGTCGGTGCGGCGCCCGGCACCGTGGTCGTCGGCGACTCGACAAGCGTCAACGTCTTCAAGGCACTTGTGGCAGCGGTCCGGCCGGCCGGGGACGACCGAGACGAGATCCTGGTCGACGCCGCGACCTTCCCGACGGACGGCTACATCGCCGCGTCGGCGGCCCGGATGACCGGCCGGCGGATCGTCCCGTACGCACCGGGCGACCCGGTCGGCCCCCGTACCGCCGCCGCCCTGGTCAACCATGTCGACTACCGCACAGGACGGCTGCACGACCTGCCCGCCGTGACCGCCGCCGTGCACGCGGCGGGCGCGGCGGTCGTCTGGGATCTCTGCCACAGCGCGGGTGCGCTGCCGGTCGGGCTGGCGGCCCACGGCGTCGACTTCGCGGTCGGCTGCACCTACAAGTACCTGAACGGCGGGCCGGGTTCGCCCGCCTTCCTGTACGTGCGCCCGGACCTCCAGGCCTCTTTCGACTCCCCGCTGCCGGGCTGGAACTCGCACCAGGACCCGTTCGGCATGGAGCCCGGATACACCCCGGCCGACGGCGCCCCGCGCGGCCGGGTCGGCACCCCCGACATCCTCTCGATGCTCGCGCTGGAGTCGGCGCTCGATGTATGGGACGGGGTGTCGGTCGAGGCGGTCCGGACCAAGTCACTCGCCCTGACGGACTTCTTCCTGGAGTGCGTGAACCTCGAATCGGTGACCCCGGCCATCCACGAACAGCGGGGCAGCCAGGTGTCGCTGAGGTGCGAGAACGCCGGGGCGGTCATGAAGGAGCTGATCGCCCGCGGCGTCGTCGGTGACTTCAGGCCGCCGGACATCCTGCGCTTCGGGTTCACCCCGCTCTACGTCAGTTTCGGCGATGCGCTGCGTGCCGCGCGCGTTCTGGGGGAGGTACTGGCCTGA
- a CDS encoding response regulator transcription factor — MTAAPAIRVLIVDDQMMVREGFSVLLNAMPDIEVIGEAVNGVEAVAQVAALRPDVVLMDIRMPELNGIEATREIVAADEAAKVLVLTTFDLDEYVYQALRAGASGFLLKDASARQLADGVRVVAAGEALLAPTITKRLIVEFSRLSDTPRQPSLARVEELTERESEVLVLIAQGLSNAEIASRLIVAESTIKTHVSRILVKLGLRDRTQAAVFAYETGLVRPG; from the coding sequence ATGACGGCCGCGCCGGCCATCAGAGTCCTGATCGTCGACGACCAGATGATGGTGCGCGAGGGGTTCTCGGTCCTGCTCAACGCGATGCCGGACATCGAGGTGATCGGCGAGGCGGTCAACGGTGTCGAGGCGGTGGCCCAGGTGGCGGCCCTGCGCCCGGACGTGGTCCTGATGGACATCCGGATGCCCGAGCTGAACGGCATCGAGGCGACCCGCGAGATCGTCGCGGCGGACGAGGCGGCGAAGGTGCTGGTCCTGACCACCTTCGACCTCGACGAGTACGTCTACCAGGCGCTGCGCGCGGGGGCGTCGGGCTTTCTGCTGAAGGACGCGTCGGCCCGCCAACTGGCCGATGGCGTAAGGGTGGTGGCGGCCGGCGAGGCGCTGCTCGCCCCCACGATCACCAAGCGACTGATCGTCGAGTTCTCCCGGCTGTCGGACACCCCGAGGCAGCCCTCGCTCGCCCGGGTCGAGGAACTCACGGAGCGCGAGAGTGAGGTGCTGGTGCTGATCGCGCAGGGCCTGTCGAACGCGGAGATCGCCTCCCGGCTGATCGTCGCCGAGTCCACCATCAAAACGCACGTGAGCCGGATCCTGGTGAAACTCGGCCTGCGGGACCGGACCCAGGCGGCGGTCTTCGCATACGAGACCGGGCTGGTCAGGCCGGGGTAG
- a CDS encoding sensor histidine kinase, translated as MTDTETRSPELRLAQGVLAGLRQDLFNDAFAYRPLQPMRTDGPLTRRLPGRIRARARWIPHAVVLGFALITLLLAAHGTVSFEGPLSLLTGLISAAAVVMTLVRPVGAWWVSLASAPVVSLLGSSWGSWPWPDSVFLAHLVVVTVVAARTSPRTAAWMWAGTALYGFLTGAVVGPVDMNGSNMALMLFLSAVALLVTTTVQVRREAHREVTAQQTVTAIERDRRTLLEERTTIARELHDVVAHHMSVVAIQAEAAPYRVTDPPPELTRSFEVIRENAVAALTELRRVLGVVRAEDYEAPDAPQPTLAELEGLLTNVREAGLAVEKTVTGAVRELPQGVELSAYRIIQEALSNTLRHAPGSQARVEISYVLGGLGLRVINGPPQGLVKPSPGAGHGLTGMRERVTMLNGEITTESTEDGGYEIAAFIPVQRSAEESE; from the coding sequence GTGACCGATACAGAGACGCGGAGCCCAGAGCTACGACTGGCCCAGGGAGTCCTGGCGGGCCTGCGCCAGGACCTCTTCAACGATGCCTTCGCCTACCGCCCGCTGCAGCCGATGCGGACGGACGGACCGCTGACCAGGCGGTTGCCCGGCCGGATACGGGCCCGCGCGAGGTGGATCCCGCACGCGGTGGTGCTGGGCTTCGCCCTGATCACGCTGCTGCTGGCCGCCCACGGCACCGTCAGCTTCGAAGGGCCCCTGTCTCTCCTGACCGGTCTGATCTCGGCCGCTGCGGTCGTGATGACCCTGGTCAGGCCGGTCGGCGCCTGGTGGGTGTCGCTGGCGTCCGCCCCCGTCGTCAGCCTGCTCGGCAGCAGCTGGGGGTCCTGGCCCTGGCCCGACAGCGTCTTCCTCGCGCATCTCGTGGTGGTGACCGTGGTCGCGGCCAGGACCAGTCCGCGGACCGCCGCCTGGATGTGGGCGGGTACGGCGCTGTACGGGTTCCTCACGGGGGCGGTGGTGGGCCCTGTCGATATGAACGGCTCCAACATGGCGCTGATGCTGTTCCTCTCCGCGGTCGCCCTCCTCGTCACCACGACGGTGCAGGTCCGCCGCGAGGCGCACCGCGAGGTCACCGCCCAGCAGACGGTCACCGCCATCGAACGCGACCGGCGCACCCTGCTGGAGGAGCGCACCACCATCGCCCGTGAGCTGCACGACGTCGTCGCCCACCACATGTCGGTGGTCGCCATCCAGGCCGAGGCCGCCCCGTACCGGGTGACCGATCCGCCGCCCGAGCTGACCAGGTCGTTCGAGGTGATCAGGGAGAACGCGGTGGCGGCCCTGACGGAGCTGCGCCGGGTGCTCGGCGTCGTACGGGCCGAGGACTACGAGGCGCCGGACGCCCCGCAGCCCACCCTCGCCGAACTCGAAGGGCTGCTCACCAACGTCCGGGAGGCGGGCCTCGCCGTGGAGAAGACCGTGACCGGCGCGGTACGTGAACTCCCGCAGGGCGTCGAGCTGTCGGCGTACCGCATCATCCAGGAGGCGCTGAGCAACACGCTGCGCCACGCGCCGGGCTCGCAGGCCCGGGTGGAGATCAGTTACGTCCTGGGCGGGCTCGGTCTGCGCGTGATCAACGGGCCGCCGCAGGGCCTTGTCAAGCCTTCCCCGGGAGCCGGCCACGGCCTCACCGGGATGCGGGAGCGGGTCACCATGCTGAACGGTGAGATCACCACGGAGAGCACGGAGGACGGCGGTTACGAGATAGCCGCGTTCATCCCGGTGCAGCGTTCCGCGGAGGAGTCCGAATGA
- a CDS encoding alpha/beta hydrolase, giving the protein MSDDAEADSVLAHPAVAPDATAAYGEHPDQAVDFYAPHGGEGPVPLVVVLHGGSWRQRYDRGHISPFAAFLARRGFAVASVEYRRGGAEEASAGRWPDTLDDVAAALDALPDLVPSGLPRADLRRTVLTGHSAGGHLALWAAARHVLPPEAPWHRSTPPFRGVVALAPLAHFALARELGVCEGAVEQFLASADTAAAGTAGADTTAVVRAQWADPSALLPTGIATTVVQGRDDTTVPPQLADAYADAAAKEGELVGVTLLDGVGHYAPIDPAADACAVVVAEIEQLAW; this is encoded by the coding sequence ATGTCGGACGACGCAGAGGCCGATTCGGTCCTCGCGCATCCCGCAGTCGCCCCCGATGCCACCGCTGCGTACGGCGAACACCCCGACCAGGCCGTGGACTTCTACGCCCCGCACGGCGGCGAGGGGCCGGTCCCGCTCGTCGTCGTGCTGCACGGCGGCTCCTGGCGGCAGCGGTACGACCGCGGGCACATCTCTCCGTTCGCGGCCTTCCTGGCCCGCCGGGGCTTCGCGGTAGCCAGTGTCGAGTACCGGCGGGGCGGTGCCGAGGAGGCGAGCGCCGGCCGGTGGCCCGACACCCTCGATGACGTCGCCGCCGCCCTGGACGCGCTGCCCGATCTCGTACCGTCCGGCCTGCCGCGTGCCGACCTGCGCCGGACGGTCCTCACCGGGCACTCGGCCGGCGGGCACCTCGCGCTGTGGGCGGCCGCCCGGCACGTACTGCCGCCCGAGGCGCCGTGGCACCGTTCCACGCCGCCCTTCCGTGGGGTGGTCGCGCTGGCCCCGCTCGCACACTTCGCCCTCGCCCGTGAGCTGGGGGTGTGCGAGGGCGCAGTGGAGCAGTTCCTGGCGTCCGCCGACACGGCAGCGGCAGGCACAGCGGGCGCGGACACCACAGCCGTGGTCCGTGCGCAGTGGGCGGACCCGTCCGCTCTGCTCCCCACCGGCATCGCGACCACGGTCGTCCAGGGCCGGGACGACACCACCGTTCCGCCGCAGCTCGCCGACGCGTACGCGGACGCGGCGGCCAAGGAGGGCGAGCTGGTCGGCGTGACACTGCTCGACGGCGTCGGGCACTACGCGCCGATCGACCCGGCGGCCGACGCCTGCGCGGTGGTCGTCGCGGAGATCGAGCAACTGGCCTGGTGA